The following is a genomic window from Gadus morhua chromosome 23, gadMor3.0, whole genome shotgun sequence.
TCTTTGGCTAAAGCTGGTCCGATATGAACGGGCGTGTGTGTTCCTCCCCAGGTACCTGTACTCAGACAGGATGAAGGTGATCGGGCCGCTCATCATGGGCGTGGGgatcttcctcttcatctgcgCCAACGCCGTCCTCCACGAGGAGCGCGACAAGAAGACCAAAGTAATCAACCTCCGAGACATCTACTCCACGGTGATCGACCTGCACTCGCTACGCAAGCCCCCGGCTGAGCCCTGCTCCTCCGCCGACCCCCCCACCGGACCCTCCAACTACCTCCATCCTGCCTCCCTATTGGCTAagaagggagaaggaggtgaggaggagggggaggagaggaactgTGTGTTCACCATCTACCAGGAGAAGCCCCTGGCGGCTCCTCCCTTAAGCCACGTGTACTCTTGGACCTCTTTCACGCTGCCCAACACAGGGACCCCGGCCGGCCACTCTGCCCAGCAGAGGAGGCTGTCTGATGGGCCCGCCGTCCAGCCCAGGAGGCTGTCCGCTGGGGCCTCCACTGGGCCCTTCACCCAGCCCAGGAGGCTGTCTGCTGGGGCCTCCACCCAGCCCAGGAGGCTGTCTGCTGGGGCCTCCACCCAGCAAAGGAGGCTGTCTGCTGGGGCCTCCACCCAGCCCAGGAGGCTGTCTGCTGGGGCCTCCACCCAGCCCAGGAGGCTGTCTGCTGAGGCCTCCGCTGGGGCCTCCACCCAGCCCAGGAGGCTGTCTGCTGGGGCCTCCGCTGGGGCCTCCACCCAGCCCAGGAGGCTGTCTG
Proteins encoded in this region:
- the LOC115537526 gene encoding transmembrane protein 200C-like; protein product: MIATGGILRINARRQASLHSDTNNPKPRKRKKRRRNEVVVVKGKLHLCSATGLVAALGLLILLVGMAMSILGYWYRDDLYLSDPGGAGLTAATPEEESEGGENGGGQKGEMDEGRGGGGGGNVLINRTEFVNRTQFVNRTQYVNGTEQTPPEGFLQELLNRYLYSDRMKVIGPLIMGVGIFLFICANAVLHEERDKKTKVINLRDIYSTVIDLHSLRKPPAEPCSSADPPTGPSNYLHPASLLAKKGEGGEEEGEERNCVFTIYQEKPLAAPPLSHVYSWTSFTLPNTGTPAGHSAQQRRLSDGPAVQPRRLSAGASTGPFTQPRRLSAGASTQPRRLSAGASTQQRRLSAGASTQPRRLSAGASTQPRRLSAEASAGASTQPRRLSAGASAGASTQPRRLSAGASTHP